In Elaeis guineensis isolate ETL-2024a chromosome 1, EG11, whole genome shotgun sequence, a genomic segment contains:
- the LOC109504859 gene encoding protein CUP-SHAPED COTYLEDON 3: MHDMGEVVWDLFGEDVGEQGLPPGFRFHPTDEELITFYLASKVFNGGLCGIDIVEVDLNRCEPWELPDAAKMGEREWYFFSLRDRKYPTGLRTNRATGAGYWKATGKDREVHSASSGALVGMKKTLVFYKGRAPRGEKTKWVLHEYRLEGDYFCRHTWKEEWVICRIFNKTGEKKNPYYPNPTCSLDPSYPSPNPGLPPFIDLQPGENPIQILLQSYQSFFHQEANPFLPLPLAEPLHATTTLPSPLKHQCPPKDNPNPQEEQASSWLETYLQNPFLYDTGLAQLGLGGAVHDLPFLGLAATGESGPLVS; the protein is encoded by the exons ATGCATGACATGGGGGAAGTGGTATGGGACTTGTTTGGCGAGGATGTTGGTGAGCAAGGGCTGCCTCCTGGCTTTAGGTTCCATCCCACTGATGAGGAGCTCATCACCTTCTACTTGGCCTCCAAGGTCTTCAATGGAGGCCTTTGCGGCATCGACATCGTCGAGGTTGATCTCAATAGATGTGAGCCATGGGAGCTTCCAG ATGCGGCAAAGATGGGGGAGAGGGAGTGGTACTTCTTCAGTCTGAGGGACAGGAAGTACCCAACCGGACTGAGGACCAACAGGGCTACAGGGGCCGGCTACTGGAAGGCCACCGGCAAGGACCGGGAGGTCCACAGCGCCAGCAGCGGGGCACTGGTGGGCATGAAGAAGACCCTGGTCTTTTACAAGGGGAGGGCCCCACGCGGGGAGAAGACCAAGTGGGTCCTCCACGAGTACCGGCTAGAGGGAGACTACTTCTGCCGCCACACGTGGAAG GAGGAGTGGGTGATCTGCAGGATATTCAACAAGACTGGAGAAAAGAAGAATCCTTACTACCCGAACCCCACCTGCTCGCTAGATCCATCTTATCCCTCCCCCAACCCTGGTCTTCCCCCATTCATAGACCTCCAACCCGGAGAGAACCCAATCCAAATCCTCCTCCAAAGCTACCAATCCTTCTTCCACCAAGAAGCCAACCCCTTCCTTCCCCTACCTCTTGCTGAACCCCTCCACGCTACCACCACCCTCCCTTCACCCCTCAAACACCAATGCCCTCCAAAAGACAACCCAAACCCACAGGAGGAACAAGCGTCTAGCTGGCTCGAAACATATCTACAGAACCCTTTCCTCTATGACACGGGACTAGCCCAACTTGGGCTAGGGGGAGCTGTTCATGACCTGCCCTTTCTGGGTCTCGCTGCTACAGGAGAATCTGGACCCCTGGTCTCTTGA